One genomic region from Clostridium saccharobutylicum DSM 13864 encodes:
- the flgK gene encoding flagellar hook-associated protein FlgK has protein sequence MEVKIYTHGSCKIREAGSKNMSGLFDTFTIAKRGLNVNQGAINTTSHNIANANTEGYSRQRAVAETTKPFGGMSRFDTCSVGQVGTGAEITSIQRIRDYFIDYQVRSETGTSGFYTQASETLYKVEDILGEPSDKGIQQLTNNFFNAFQEVSKNGNKANVKTVAIQSAASLADAINYAYNQLEKTRDDSQKLLQTNVIDVNSYLNQINELNKQIKGISAVGQVPNDLMDKRDLLVDKLSNKFGIKLDRDSFETINLSSTEYPNASLVKSDPNDINYNRLSYVKGAKVESDGGAFKLTVEYYPLGNEQAAVKSFTVKGTNKSDLDEIKDSMLQNRILLADKDGNAMTETVATKATSTTPGRSIVEIPALADGSHTVDTKVTEDGAIAITIGSSTISRDKDGVITNSTSYSVTNNSDGTMYIKLNSDLTIKVEKDGSIAVPAESFTADISTNAQAKLSLKKAIFQTYKYDSDRDSEGNTVNSVDNKNVKGDIAANQSVQDNIKEYMDNLDRLAAGLAYSVNAIQTGSIKGTDASGNVITSQGLSGNLIFVTYDESTQKNKSIDDGITAKNIRINKDLITDPQKLNCSTTSTSGEGDALRAKAIANLNILKMNLSSVANTEDLSTWDREKFLKQIGINTTSTASGFTDSTCLSLNTGTDGSTVDSYYKTMVNNIGVIKQESDRIAANQETILANLQEQKSEVSGVSLDEEMTNLIQFQHAYQANAKIISTVNELLDVVINGLKR, from the coding sequence ATGGAAGTCAAAATATACACACACGGAAGTTGTAAAATCAGAGAGGCAGGATCAAAAAATATGTCGGGATTATTTGATACTTTTACGATAGCTAAAAGGGGATTAAATGTAAATCAAGGTGCAATAAATACAACGTCGCATAATATAGCAAATGCAAATACAGAAGGATATTCAAGACAAAGAGCAGTAGCAGAAACTACAAAACCTTTTGGGGGTATGTCAAGGTTTGATACTTGTTCAGTAGGACAAGTTGGTACAGGGGCAGAAATAACATCTATACAAAGGATTAGAGATTATTTTATAGATTACCAAGTAAGAAGTGAAACGGGAACTTCGGGATTTTATACACAGGCTAGTGAAACTTTATATAAAGTAGAGGATATTCTTGGAGAGCCATCTGATAAAGGGATACAGCAACTTACAAATAATTTTTTTAATGCATTTCAAGAAGTGTCTAAAAATGGGAATAAGGCAAATGTGAAAACAGTAGCTATTCAAAGTGCTGCATCACTTGCGGATGCTATAAATTATGCTTATAATCAATTGGAAAAAACTCGAGATGATAGTCAAAAGCTTTTGCAAACTAATGTTATAGATGTTAATAGCTATTTAAATCAAATTAATGAATTAAATAAGCAAATAAAAGGTATTTCAGCAGTAGGACAAGTTCCGAATGATTTGATGGATAAAAGAGATCTTCTTGTAGATAAATTAAGTAACAAGTTTGGAATAAAGCTTGATAGAGATAGTTTTGAAACAATAAATCTTTCATCAACAGAATATCCAAATGCGTCTTTAGTTAAATCAGATCCAAATGATATTAATTATAATAGATTATCATATGTTAAAGGTGCAAAAGTGGAAAGTGATGGAGGTGCCTTTAAACTTACAGTAGAATATTATCCACTTGGAAATGAGCAAGCAGCAGTAAAAAGTTTTACTGTCAAAGGTACTAATAAAAGTGATTTAGATGAAATTAAAGATAGTATGCTACAAAATAGAATTTTACTAGCGGATAAAGATGGAAATGCAATGACAGAAACAGTAGCAACTAAAGCAACTTCAACAACTCCTGGAAGATCAATTGTGGAAATTCCTGCTTTAGCAGATGGTTCACATACAGTGGATACTAAGGTAACCGAAGATGGTGCGATAGCAATAACGATAGGGTCATCAACAATAAGTAGAGATAAAGATGGAGTTATAACAAATTCAACTAGTTATAGTGTTACAAATAATTCAGATGGTACAATGTATATAAAACTAAATTCTGATTTGACAATTAAAGTTGAAAAAGATGGTTCAATAGCAGTGCCGGCAGAAAGTTTTACAGCAGATATATCAACAAATGCACAGGCAAAATTAAGTTTAAAAAAAGCTATATTTCAAACTTACAAATATGATAGTGATAGAGACTCAGAAGGAAATACTGTTAATAGTGTAGACAATAAGAATGTAAAAGGAGATATAGCTGCTAATCAGTCAGTGCAAGATAATATAAAAGAATATATGGATAATTTAGATAGACTTGCAGCAGGGTTAGCTTATTCTGTTAATGCAATTCAAACAGGTAGTATTAAAGGAACAGATGCTTCAGGAAATGTTATTACCTCACAAGGATTATCAGGAAATCTTATATTTGTTACATATGATGAATCTACTCAAAAAAATAAAAGTATAGACGATGGAATTACAGCTAAAAATATAAGAATTAACAAGGATTTAATAACAGATCCTCAAAAGTTAAATTGTAGCACAACTTCTACTAGTGGTGAAGGTGATGCACTTAGAGCAAAAGCAATTGCTAACTTAAATATTTTGAAAATGAATTTAAGTAGCGTAGCTAACACAGAAGATCTAAGCACGTGGGATAGAGAAAAATTCTTGAAGCAAATAGGTATAAATACAACTTCAACAGCATCTGGATTTACAGATTCTACTTGTTTAAGTTTAAATACAGGAACTGATGGATCAACAGTAGATTCTTATTATAAAACTATGGTTAATAACATTGGAGTAATTAAACAGGAATCTGATAGAATAGCGGCTAACCAAGAGACTATATTAGCGAACCTACAAGAACAAAAATCAGAAGTTTCAGGAGTTTCGTTAGATGAAGAAATGACTAATTTAATACAGTTTCAACACGCATATCAAGCAAATGCAAAAATTATATCAACAGTGAATGAACTGTTGGATGTAGTAATAAATGGATTGAAGAGATAA
- a CDS encoding chemotaxis protein CheC, producing the protein MEYSSLSGVQLDALKEVSNIGAGNAATALSMLLGKKVDMSVPAVNVIKLEEILSLNGEQEVAGTVVRVLGDIAGNILLVFEKGTAENIIGKLMGGKQSPESEMGKSVLCEIANIISASYMNSIAQLTNLAIAPSVPAVAYDMLGAILTTTFIESNQYDEYILDIETVFLDDTRENIGGHFYYIPMPGSLEKILKSIGIN; encoded by the coding sequence ATGGAGTATTCTAGTTTAAGTGGAGTACAATTAGATGCACTTAAAGAAGTGTCTAACATAGGTGCTGGAAATGCAGCAACTGCTCTTTCTATGCTGCTAGGGAAAAAGGTAGATATGAGTGTACCAGCAGTAAATGTTATAAAATTAGAAGAGATACTAAGTTTGAATGGCGAACAGGAAGTGGCCGGTACTGTTGTTAGAGTACTTGGAGATATTGCAGGAAATATTTTGTTAGTATTTGAAAAAGGTACTGCTGAAAATATAATTGGAAAGTTAATGGGGGGCAAACAATCTCCTGAAAGTGAAATGGGAAAGTCTGTGCTATGTGAGATAGCTAATATAATATCAGCTTCCTATATGAATTCAATAGCACAATTAACTAATCTTGCTATTGCGCCTTCTGTACCAGCAGTTGCATACGATATGTTGGGAGCAATATTGACAACAACTTTTATAGAATCCAATCAATATGATGAATATATACTAGATATTGAAACTGTATTCTTAGATGATACAAGGGAGAATATAGGAGGGCATTTTTATTATATCCCAATGCCAGGGTCATTAGAAAAAATATTAAAATCAATAGGAATAAATTAA
- a CDS encoding flagellar protein FlgN, which yields MVNELIELIKIQSEDLKKLLMLLEIQYKMIMNKDVFGLEGLVDKMNECGKRIAQEEVQRRELIGNESIKEIVSNSNDEVLKEVYGNIRKILEEVKLKKDTNDMLLKQEIVFNNKMLAIMNPSKEIKTYNSYGSLSR from the coding sequence ATGGTAAATGAATTGATTGAATTAATAAAGATTCAAAGTGAAGATTTGAAGAAATTGTTAATGCTATTAGAGATTCAATACAAAATGATAATGAATAAAGATGTTTTTGGATTAGAAGGCTTGGTTGATAAAATGAATGAATGTGGCAAAAGAATTGCACAGGAAGAAGTTCAAAGAAGAGAATTAATAGGTAATGAAAGCATTAAAGAAATTGTTAGTAACTCTAATGATGAAGTGTTAAAAGAAGTGTATGGCAATATTAGAAAAATATTAGAAGAAGTGAAATTAAAAAAAGATACTAATGATATGCTGTTAAAACAAGAAATAGTTTTTAATAATAAAATGCTTGCTATAATGAATCCAAGCAAAGAGATTAAAACCTATAATTCATATGGAAGTTTATCTAGATAA
- the flgM gene encoding flagellar biosynthesis anti-sigma factor FlgM: MSIERINRQSYINAYNSNSKKTVDKVSKSKEVDRIEISSLGKSIKDYCLDTNVDNTKKIADIKSKIDNGTYNVDARLTARSILNAMKENKS; encoded by the coding sequence ATGAGTATTGAAAGAATAAATAGACAATCATATATAAATGCATATAATTCAAATAGTAAAAAAACAGTTGATAAAGTAAGCAAATCTAAAGAAGTTGATAGAATAGAAATATCAAGTCTTGGAAAAAGCATAAAAGACTATTGTTTAGATACAAATGTAGATAATACAAAAAAGATAGCAGATATTAAAAGTAAAATAGACAACGGCACATATAATGTAGATGCAAGATTAACTGCTAGAAGTATATTAAATGCAATGAAGGAGAATAAATCATAG
- a CDS encoding chemotaxis protein CheW codes for MQIVVFKLGDEHFAVETDRVQSINDIMGITRVPKAPSYIKGLINLRGSIKSLVDINLLLDVMPGTEQNNIIILTVEDEEIGISVDEVEEVLDIDEKDIQKLEKGTEKDQSYIKGILNYEEKLLTIIDIDKLLN; via the coding sequence GTGCAAATAGTAGTATTCAAATTGGGAGACGAGCATTTTGCAGTAGAAACGGATAGAGTTCAAAGCATCAATGATATAATGGGAATTACAAGGGTTCCTAAAGCACCAAGTTATATTAAAGGATTAATTAACTTACGTGGAAGCATTAAATCACTTGTTGATATAAACTTATTGCTAGATGTTATGCCTGGAACAGAACAAAATAACATAATTATATTGACTGTTGAAGATGAAGAAATAGGAATATCTGTTGATGAAGTTGAAGAAGTTTTAGATATAGATGAAAAAGATATACAAAAATTAGAAAAGGGTACTGAAAAGGATCAATCTTACATAAAGGGTATATTAAATTACGAAGAAAAGCTTTTAACAATAATAGATATTGATAAATTATTAAACTAA
- the fliM gene encoding flagellar motor switch protein FliM has translation MADVLSQNEIDALLSALSTGELEPDELGKDDENHKVKLYDFKSPQKFSKEHIRTLELVHDNYARIISNYLTGQTRQNIKVKIETVEQITYEEFIHSVQNPTIITMFRMPPLSGSIIFETNPQFSLQVIDILLGGDGTRKVQTKEFSDIDKNIMKQITSGMINNLKLAWESILDVEPEVEGIETNPSINQTLAPNDPVALITFSVEMNKRSTFINMCIPYLSIEKILDRLVVQYAFQNTDEKLIAESRQKIEDGINKVDVDVIAELGSTNLTVDEFLKLTKGDVIKLNNRSSSPIKVYVGNEECYYAKPGIIGKSTGVMILDITDKEVNGYEQ, from the coding sequence ATGGCAGACGTTTTATCACAAAATGAAATAGATGCCTTGTTGTCTGCTTTATCTACAGGTGAATTAGAACCAGACGAATTAGGTAAGGATGACGAAAATCATAAAGTAAAACTTTATGATTTTAAAAGTCCTCAAAAATTCTCAAAAGAACATATAAGAACTCTTGAGTTGGTTCATGATAATTATGCGAGAATTATCTCTAATTATTTAACTGGACAAACAAGACAGAATATTAAGGTGAAAATTGAGACTGTAGAACAGATAACTTATGAGGAATTTATACATTCTGTACAAAACCCTACTATTATTACTATGTTTAGGATGCCACCACTATCGGGTTCAATAATATTTGAAACAAATCCTCAATTTTCACTTCAAGTGATAGATATTTTGCTTGGTGGAGATGGAACAAGGAAGGTGCAAACTAAAGAATTTTCAGATATAGACAAAAATATAATGAAGCAAATAACCAGTGGAATGATAAATAATTTAAAATTAGCATGGGAATCTATATTGGATGTTGAACCTGAAGTTGAAGGAATTGAAACAAATCCATCAATCAATCAAACTTTGGCACCAAATGATCCTGTGGCTTTAATTACTTTTTCGGTCGAAATGAACAAACGTAGTACTTTTATAAATATGTGCATTCCATATTTAAGTATAGAAAAAATCTTAGATAGATTAGTAGTGCAATATGCATTCCAAAATACAGATGAAAAGTTGATAGCTGAATCAAGACAGAAAATTGAAGATGGCATTAATAAGGTAGATGTTGATGTTATAGCTGAACTTGGAAGTACTAATTTAACTGTTGATGAATTCTTAAAATTAACAAAAGGTGATGTAATTAAGCTTAATAATAGGAGCTCATCCCCAATAAAAGTATATGTAGGAAACGAAGAATGTTATTATGCTAAACCAGGTATAATAGGAAAGAGTACAGGTGTTATGATATTAGATATAACGGATAAGGAAGTGAATGGGTATGAGCAATAA
- a CDS encoding response regulator — MAKVLIVDDAAFMRMMIKDILEKNDFEVVGEANNGIVAVDLYKKEKPDVVTMDITMPDMDGIEAVKQIKAFDPNAKIVMCSAMGQQSMVMDAIRAGAKDFIVKPFQADRVLEAIKKVIG, encoded by the coding sequence ATGGCGAAAGTTTTAATTGTAGATGATGCAGCATTTATGAGAATGATGATAAAGGATATCTTAGAAAAGAATGATTTTGAAGTAGTAGGAGAAGCAAACAACGGTATAGTTGCAGTTGACCTTTATAAAAAAGAAAAACCAGATGTTGTTACAATGGATATAACAATGCCTGACATGGACGGGATTGAAGCAGTTAAGCAAATAAAAGCATTCGATCCAAATGCTAAAATAGTTATGTGTTCGGCAATGGGACAACAATCAATGGTAATGGATGCTATAAGAGCTGGAGCTAAAGATTTCATAGTAAAACCATTCCAAGCAGATAGAGTTTTAGAAGCAATTAAGAAGGTTATAGGTTAA
- the flgL gene encoding flagellar hook-associated protein FlgL has product MPSRITSNVLTSNYLRNMKRNLTNMKTLQNQLASGKEINKISDNPFKASRSMQLHTEISYNKQYNENIKDVSNWLDTTDTALSQMGNVFGRIETLLVSAGNASYEKDERTAIQDEIKEKVNELSQIFNTSFDGSYIFGGTKTDSKPTTVVNGVLEYADRSGSGVAITAYKDSTGKIINETGAPTNTLVTPTPTLTDADKKTLIDERNLSTTSVERKEDITKVLQENAKTPPGILYQDTSVVPSKYTSEPYTGKTTINLNATDITNLQNELKGLDYTDSTNTGRINEINSLLYNTNTATGGLALSDIESYQQKVKLGTATKPEIDALNKSSKVTQVNQINSELKADISQGVLNTYNKTAVEVMEFTDKNGKMIDVSKLLTNIIADLGQNGNINNLTTVHLKDIQSVTANLLKQRSEVGTYQNRMEAAQTNNETQNYNMTDILSKTEDIDLAEKTMDYSMMQTVYTAALQTSAKILPMTILTYLN; this is encoded by the coding sequence ATGCCAAGTAGAATAACAAGTAATGTGTTAACTTCTAATTATTTAAGAAATATGAAAAGAAATTTAACTAATATGAAAACATTGCAAAATCAGTTAGCGTCAGGAAAGGAAATCAATAAGATTTCAGATAATCCTTTTAAAGCATCAAGAAGTATGCAGCTACATACTGAGATTTCTTATAATAAACAGTATAATGAAAATATAAAGGATGTATCAAATTGGCTTGATACAACAGATACAGCGCTATCACAAATGGGAAATGTTTTTGGAAGAATAGAGACTTTGTTAGTAAGTGCAGGAAACGCATCATATGAGAAAGATGAGCGAACTGCGATACAAGATGAAATAAAAGAAAAAGTTAATGAGTTATCACAAATTTTTAATACAAGCTTTGATGGATCTTATATATTTGGAGGAACAAAAACTGATTCGAAACCAACAACTGTTGTAAATGGTGTCTTAGAATATGCTGATAGATCAGGAAGTGGAGTTGCGATTACTGCATATAAGGATTCAACTGGAAAAATTATAAATGAGACTGGTGCTCCAACTAATACGCTTGTTACACCTACACCTACACTAACTGATGCAGATAAAAAAACATTAATTGATGAACGAAATCTTTCAACTACAAGTGTGGAGAGAAAAGAAGATATAACAAAAGTATTACAGGAAAATGCAAAAACACCACCAGGAATTTTGTATCAAGATACATCAGTAGTACCATCTAAGTATACTTCGGAACCTTATACAGGAAAAACTACAATTAATTTAAATGCGACAGATATAACTAATCTTCAAAATGAATTAAAAGGTTTAGATTATACTGATTCAACTAATACTGGAAGAATAAATGAAATAAATAGCTTATTATATAATACTAATACAGCCACAGGAGGATTGGCACTTTCCGATATAGAAAGTTATCAACAAAAAGTAAAGTTAGGAACAGCAACAAAACCTGAAATTGATGCTTTAAATAAATCAAGTAAGGTAACACAAGTTAATCAAATTAATTCAGAGCTTAAGGCTGATATATCTCAAGGAGTTCTTAACACATATAATAAAACAGCGGTAGAAGTTATGGAGTTTACGGATAAGAATGGGAAAATGATAGATGTATCAAAACTTTTAACTAATATAATAGCTGATTTGGGGCAAAATGGAAATATTAACAATTTAACTACTGTTCATTTAAAAGATATACAATCTGTAACGGCTAATTTATTGAAACAGAGATCAGAAGTTGGAACATATCAAAATAGAATGGAAGCAGCACAGACAAATAATGAAACTCAGAATTATAATATGACAGACATCTTATCTAAAACAGAAGATATAGATCTTGCAGAAAAGACGATGGATTATTCTATGATGCAGACGGTATATACAGCAGCACTACAAACTAGTGCTAAAATATTACCAATGACGATATTAACTTATTTAAATTAG
- the fliY gene encoding flagellar motor switch phosphatase FliY, which produces MSNNFLSQDEINALLAGENVESNEDKTEEAGDIVTETDKDLLGEIGNISMGSASTALYQLINQQVNITTPVVSVTTLNEIKKGFETPNLVLDIQYIAGIVGRNILIIKNADGLVISNLMMGGDGNISPDDHQLSEIEISAVSEAMNQMIGSAATSMATMFGRKVDISPPTARVIESEETPISDSIPEDQPIVKVSFRMTIGDLVDSNIMQIFPIETAKNIVSIMTGEDKEKEEPKIEQNTTYDEPIVNNITEQPVNTSPVTPQQQYQSQPQQQYQQQYQQPSQQQYQQPVEVHQAAFEPLMPQNDVPPIRNIDLILDVPLDISVVLGRTKKSIQEILNLGTGSLIELDKLAEEPVEILVNGKQIALGEVVVIDENFGVRITNIVSGAERIKTLR; this is translated from the coding sequence ATGAGCAATAACTTTTTATCTCAGGATGAAATAAATGCATTGCTTGCAGGAGAAAATGTTGAGAGTAATGAGGATAAAACAGAAGAAGCAGGAGATATAGTAACTGAAACAGATAAGGACTTACTTGGTGAAATAGGAAATATTTCCATGGGGTCTGCTTCTACAGCATTGTATCAATTAATTAATCAACAGGTAAATATAACTACACCAGTAGTTTCAGTGACAACTTTAAATGAAATAAAAAAAGGTTTTGAAACGCCGAATCTTGTTCTAGATATTCAATATATTGCTGGAATTGTAGGAAGAAATATATTAATTATAAAAAATGCGGATGGATTAGTTATATCTAATCTTATGATGGGTGGAGATGGCAATATATCACCTGATGATCATCAATTATCAGAAATAGAAATTAGTGCAGTATCTGAAGCGATGAATCAAATGATAGGATCCGCAGCTACATCAATGGCAACTATGTTTGGAAGAAAGGTAGATATATCGCCACCAACAGCTAGAGTGATTGAAAGTGAAGAAACACCAATTTCTGATTCAATACCAGAAGATCAACCAATAGTTAAAGTATCGTTTAGAATGACTATTGGAGACCTTGTTGATAGTAATATAATGCAAATTTTTCCAATAGAAACAGCCAAGAATATTGTTTCAATAATGACTGGGGAAGATAAAGAGAAAGAAGAGCCTAAAATAGAGCAAAATACAACTTATGATGAGCCTATTGTTAATAATATAACTGAGCAGCCAGTTAATACTTCACCAGTTACACCACAACAACAATATCAGTCACAACCTCAGCAGCAATACCAACAACAATATCAACAACCATCACAACAACAATATCAACAACCAGTAGAAGTTCATCAAGCTGCATTTGAACCTTTAATGCCACAAAATGATGTTCCCCCAATAAGAAATATAGATTTGATTTTAGATGTTCCATTAGATATATCTGTAGTTTTAGGTAGAACTAAAAAGAGCATTCAAGAAATATTGAATTTAGGAACAGGTTCGTTGATAGAATTAGATAAGCTTGCTGAAGAACCAGTAGAGATACTAGTTAATGGTAAGCAGATAGCTCTTGGAGAAGTTGTTGTAATTGATGAAAACTTTGGAGTGAGAATAACTAACATAGTCAGCGGTGCTGAAAGAATAAAGACATTGAGATAA